In Chaetodon trifascialis isolate fChaTrf1 chromosome 6, fChaTrf1.hap1, whole genome shotgun sequence, one DNA window encodes the following:
- the phf19 gene encoding PHD finger protein 19, with protein MFEHLIEAFCGLEPQVSTGGGACRGVQDLREGEEYSLSVGQFVLCHWSDGLYYLGKIQRVSPPRQSCFVTFEDNSKFWVLWKDIQHAGVPGEEPRCSVCREAESKCDSQLNQNNQILICGKCGIGFHQQCHVPSVEGSSSLSPWFCRRCVFALAVRKGGALKKGPIAKALSAMKQVLPYELDSLDWDSQHRTNQQQCYCYCGGPGEWYLKMLQCFRCQQWFHEACTQCLQESMMFGDRFYLFLCAACNKGSEYVRRLSLRWVDVVHLVLYNLSVSSKKKYFELDEILTFVSANWEHLQLGKLSNTPPLERGQHLLDALNKYKSKFLCGKEIKKRKCIFRLRTRVPPNPPSKLFPERAQNDGGRGRKKGIVRNSASAERKKRKSKWLLEDAIPNNELSCSWTSNHHMANIFDFTLDELQSLKSSSSRTVSIDQDSTDASTSGSATTSASYHFRRVGSRKRKLPSNSYSQWASRSEAGEELVGEEPSVMLEDQDATNHPHLTSDSSHFLSDPSQIPSDSSHLHSSISSYFGVAGRLTNGERYQVLARRVTPQGTVQYLLEWEGTTPY; from the exons ATGTTTGAGCACCTGATCGAAGCCTTCTGTGGTCTGGAGCCCCAGGTGTCTACAGGGGGCGGGGCATGTCGGGGCGTACAGGAtctgagggagggggaggagtaCAGTCTGAGTGTTGGACAGTTCGTCCTCTGTCACTGGTCAGATGGACTCTACTACCTGGGCAAGATACAGcgg GTGAGCCCCCCCAGGCAGAGCTGCTTCGTCACGTTTGAGGACAACTCCAAGTTCTGGGTCCTCTGGAAAGACATCCAACACG CTGGAGTGCCGGGGGAGGAGCCTCGCTGCTCAGTGTGTCGGGAGGCGGAGTCAAAATGTGACAGCCAATTAAACCAAAACAACCAGATCCTCATCTGTGGAAAGTGTGGCATCG GCTTCCACCAGCAGTGTCATGTTCCATCAGTAGAGGGCAGCAGCAGTCTCAGCCCCTGGTTCTGTAGACGATGTGTTTTCGCTCTGGCTGTCAGG AAAGGGGGCGCTCTCAAGAAAGGTCCTATAGCTAAAGCGCTGTCAGCCATGAAACAGGTGTTACCTTATGAGCTGGACTCTTTGGACTGGGACTCCCAACATCGTACCAATCAGCAACAGTGTTACTGCTACTGTGGAGGCCCCGGAGA gtggtaCCTAAAGATGCTGCAGTGCTTTCGATGTCAGCAGTGGTTCCACGAGGCCTGCACTCAGTGTCTGCAGGAGTCCATGATGTTTGGAGACAG gTTTTACCTCTTCCTGTGTGCGGCGTGTAATAAAGGATCGGAGTATGTCCGCCGTCTCTCTCTGAGGTGGGTCGATGTTGTTCACCTGGTTCTCTACAACCTGTCAGTCAGCAGCAAGAAGAAATACTTTGAGCTGGACGAGATCCTCACCTTTGTCTCTGCAAACTGGGAACATTTACAGCTCGGGAAG cTGTCTAACACTCCTCCGTTAGAGAGAGGGCAGCATCTGCTGGACGCTCTGAATAAATACAAGAGCAA GTTTCTGTGCGGCAAGGAGATAAAGAAGAGGAAATGCATCTTTCGTCTGAGGACTAGAGTCCCTCCCAACCCCCCCTCCAAGCTCTTTCCTGAGCGGGCTCAGAACGATGGAGGACGGGGCCGTAAGAAAGGCATTGTCAGGAACAG tgcttcagctgagaggaagaagaggaagtcCAAGTGGCTGTTAGAAGATGCCATTCCTAAT AATGAGCTGTCCTGCAGTTGGACGTCCAACCATCACATGGCCAACATCTTTGATTTCACCCTGGATGAACTGCAGAGCCTCAAGAG TAGTTCCAGTAGGACAGTCAGTATTGACCAGGACTCTACTGATGCCTCCACTTCAGGATCTGCTACAACCAGTGCCTCCTATCACTTCAG GAGGGTgggcagcaggaagaggaagttgCCCAGCAACAGCTACAGCCAGTGGGCCAGTCGCAGTGAGGCAGGGGAGGAGCTTGTAGGGGAGGAGCCTTCTGTGATGCTGGAGGACCAAGACGCTACAAACCACCCGCACCTGACATCAGACTCCTCCCATTTCCTTTCGGATCCCTCCCAGATTCCCTCTGACTCCTCCCACCTCCATTCTTCCATCTCCTCGTATTTTGGAGTAGCAGGCAGACTGACCAATGGGGAGAGGTACCAGGTGCTGGCTCGACGTGTTACTCCTCAGGGGACTGTCCAGTACCTGTTGGAGTGGGAGGGGACAACACCCTATTAG